One window from the genome of Rhodococcus sp. ABRD24 encodes:
- a CDS encoding bifunctional uroporphyrinogen-III C-methyltransferase/uroporphyrinogen-III synthase, which produces MSRVRKNTPGRILFVGSGPGDPALLTVRARDVLASAALAFTDPDVDKGVTALVGTALGRDPETDEPIAEVRPALGEPAEVAKTLVAEAKNGHDVVRLVSGDPLTTDSVIAEVSAVARTQVVFEVLPGLPSGSAVPSYAGMALGSGHTEADVRGEVDWAALAAAPGPLVLHASAAHLAETASALVENGLAPQTPAAITVRGTTRQQRTVEATLATLNDVGSELVGPLIVTVGKIVAQRNKMSWWESRALYGWTVLVPRTKDQAADMSDRLVTHGAIPIEVPTIAVEPPRSPAQMERSVKGLVDGRYQWVVFTSTNAVRAVWEKFEAFGLDARAFSGVKIACVGEATAAKVRSFGITPELVPSGEQSSEGLLADFPPYDDVFDPVNRVLLPRADIATETLAEGLRERGWEIDDVTAYRTVRAAPPPAETREMIKTGGFDAVCFTSSSTVRNLVGIAGKPHARTIVACIGPKTAETAIEFGLRVDVQPETAQMGPLVEALAEHAARLRAEGALPPPRKKSRARR; this is translated from the coding sequence ATGAGCCGAGTCCGCAAGAACACCCCCGGACGGATCCTCTTTGTGGGATCGGGGCCCGGTGATCCGGCGCTGCTCACCGTCCGCGCACGGGACGTGCTCGCTTCGGCGGCGCTGGCATTCACCGACCCCGACGTAGACAAGGGCGTGACCGCTCTCGTCGGCACCGCGCTGGGCCGGGATCCGGAGACCGACGAGCCGATCGCCGAGGTCCGGCCCGCCCTCGGTGAGCCCGCCGAGGTCGCCAAGACGCTGGTCGCCGAGGCCAAGAACGGCCACGACGTGGTTCGTCTCGTTTCGGGTGATCCACTGACCACCGATTCCGTCATTGCCGAGGTTTCGGCCGTGGCCCGCACCCAGGTGGTGTTCGAGGTGCTCCCTGGTCTGCCCTCCGGCTCTGCGGTGCCCAGCTACGCAGGTATGGCGCTCGGCTCGGGTCACACCGAGGCGGACGTGCGCGGCGAGGTCGACTGGGCGGCGCTGGCCGCGGCCCCCGGCCCGCTGGTGCTGCATGCGAGCGCCGCGCATCTCGCCGAGACCGCGAGTGCGCTGGTCGAGAACGGGCTGGCCCCGCAGACACCGGCCGCGATCACCGTCCGCGGCACCACACGCCAGCAGCGCACTGTCGAGGCCACCCTCGCGACGCTCAACGACGTCGGCTCCGAACTGGTCGGCCCGCTGATCGTGACGGTCGGCAAGATCGTCGCACAGCGCAACAAGATGTCGTGGTGGGAGTCCCGCGCGCTGTACGGCTGGACCGTGCTGGTTCCGCGCACCAAGGATCAGGCCGCCGATATGAGTGATCGTCTCGTGACGCACGGCGCGATCCCGATCGAGGTTCCGACAATCGCCGTCGAGCCACCGCGTAGCCCGGCGCAGATGGAGCGTTCGGTCAAGGGCCTGGTCGACGGCCGCTACCAATGGGTGGTGTTCACCTCCACCAATGCGGTGCGCGCCGTATGGGAGAAGTTCGAGGCCTTCGGGCTCGATGCGCGTGCGTTCTCCGGTGTGAAGATCGCTTGTGTCGGGGAGGCCACTGCCGCCAAGGTCCGCTCGTTCGGCATCACGCCCGAGCTGGTGCCGTCGGGCGAGCAGTCCAGTGAGGGCCTGCTCGCCGACTTCCCGCCGTACGACGACGTCTTCGACCCCGTCAACCGCGTCCTGCTGCCCCGCGCCGATATCGCCACCGAGACCCTCGCGGAGGGCCTGCGCGAACGCGGCTGGGAAATCGACGACGTCACCGCGTACCGCACCGTGCGGGCGGCGCCGCCGCCGGCCGAGACCCGCGAGATGATCAAGACCGGCGGCTTCGACGCCGTGTGCTTCACCTCGTCGTCGACCGTGCGCAACCTCGTCGGCATCGCCGGTAAGCCGCATGCCCGCACTATCGTCGCGTGTATCGGACCCAAGACTGCGGAGACGGCGATCGAGTTCGGTCTGCGGGTCGACGTCCAGCCGGAGACAGCGCAGATGGGCCCGCTCGTCGAGGCACTCGCCGAGCACGCCGCCCGACTGCGCGCCGAGGGTGCGCTGCCCCCGCCGCGTAAGAAGTCCCGCGCGAGGCGCTGA
- the hemC gene encoding hydroxymethylbilane synthase: MSTDAASSPVTGLNGDTATRTLRIGTRGSLLATTQAGTVRDALIAAGHPAELVIIKTKGDVTAGPVQRIGVGVFVAELREALAAGEVDVAVHSYKDLPTAQPDDLLIAAVPTREDPRDALVARDGLVLGELPAGSRIGTSAPRRRAQLRALGLGLEIEPLRGNIDTRLGKVASGELDAIVIARAGLSRIGRTDRITETLDPVQMLPAPSQGALAVECRTDRPDLIALLGELDDAPTRAAVVAERALLAELEAGCTAPVGAIAEVVESIDDDGHVFEELSVRGCAAAIDGSDVIRASIVGSPERADELGRAVARELLELGARDLMTIAEDGDADV; the protein is encoded by the coding sequence ATGAGCACCGACGCGGCCTCGTCGCCGGTCACCGGCCTGAACGGGGACACGGCGACCCGCACCCTGCGGATCGGTACTCGGGGAAGCCTGTTGGCGACGACGCAGGCCGGCACGGTCCGGGACGCGTTGATTGCCGCCGGCCATCCCGCCGAGCTCGTGATCATCAAGACCAAGGGTGACGTCACTGCCGGACCGGTGCAGCGCATCGGCGTCGGCGTGTTCGTCGCCGAGTTGCGTGAGGCGCTCGCGGCCGGCGAGGTGGATGTCGCCGTCCACTCGTACAAGGACCTGCCAACCGCGCAGCCCGACGACCTGCTGATCGCGGCGGTCCCCACCCGTGAAGACCCGCGCGATGCGCTCGTCGCCCGCGACGGCCTGGTGCTCGGCGAGCTGCCGGCCGGATCCCGGATCGGCACGTCCGCGCCGCGGCGCCGCGCCCAGCTGCGCGCGCTCGGTCTGGGCCTCGAGATCGAGCCACTGCGCGGCAACATCGACACCCGTCTCGGCAAGGTGGCGTCCGGTGAGCTCGACGCCATCGTGATCGCCCGTGCGGGCCTGTCCCGTATCGGCCGGACCGACCGCATCACCGAGACACTCGATCCGGTCCAGATGCTGCCCGCGCCGTCGCAGGGCGCGCTCGCAGTCGAGTGCCGCACCGACCGCCCGGACCTGATCGCGTTGCTCGGCGAGCTGGACGACGCGCCCACACGGGCCGCGGTTGTCGCCGAGCGGGCCCTGCTGGCCGAGCTCGAGGCCGGTTGCACCGCCCCGGTCGGGGCAATTGCCGAGGTCGTCGAGTCGATCGACGATGACGGCCACGTATTCGAGGAACTGTCCGTGCGCGGCTGCGCCGCTGCGATCGACGGTTCGGATGTGATTCGGGCGTCCATAGTGGGATCGCCCGAGCGTGCGGACGAGTTGGGACGCGCGGTGGCGCGCGAATTGCTCGAGCTCGGCGCACGCGATCTGATGACGATTGCCGAGGACGGTGATGCCGATGTTTGA
- a CDS encoding glutamyl-tRNA reductase, with translation MSVLLVGISHRSAPVSILERIAVTDTDRPKLTDKMLASAHISEAMIVSTCNRIEIYAVVDAFHGALTELGELLAGHSGLDLAELHKHVYVRYSEAAAEHLFVVASGLDSMVIGEQQILGQIRSAYAAADAQQAAGRALHELAQQALRVGKRVHSETGIDAAGASVVSVALDRAAGILGGGLAGRTAVVLGAGAMGGLSVAHLTRAGIGRILVVNRTRERAEHLAATAVGNGIDAVAMGFDDVSDAMAQADVLVTCTGAVGSVVTLADTHRALAQKGRESGRPLVICDLGLPRDVEPAVAGLPEVVVLDMEALQRDPAAGAAASDADAAREIVAAELAQYLAAQRLAEITPTVTALRQRAAEVVEAELLRLDSRLPGLDDPQRDEVARTVRRVVDKLLHAPTVRVKQLASTPGGDTYAEALRELFELRPGSAEAVAAPIDLGDVVTGHAVSRKDAQA, from the coding sequence GTGAGTGTGCTCCTCGTCGGGATCTCGCACCGAAGCGCTCCCGTGTCGATCCTCGAGCGGATCGCGGTGACCGACACCGACCGCCCGAAGCTGACGGACAAGATGCTCGCCTCGGCGCACATCTCCGAGGCGATGATCGTCTCGACGTGCAACCGCATCGAGATCTACGCCGTCGTCGACGCCTTCCACGGTGCGCTCACCGAGCTAGGTGAGCTTCTCGCCGGCCACTCGGGTCTCGATCTCGCCGAATTGCACAAGCACGTCTACGTCCGTTACAGCGAGGCTGCGGCCGAGCATCTGTTCGTGGTCGCGAGCGGGCTCGATTCGATGGTGATCGGTGAGCAGCAGATTCTCGGGCAGATCCGCTCCGCATACGCGGCGGCCGATGCCCAGCAGGCGGCCGGCCGGGCACTGCACGAGCTGGCCCAGCAGGCGCTGCGGGTCGGCAAGCGGGTGCACTCGGAGACCGGAATCGACGCCGCCGGTGCCTCGGTGGTGTCGGTGGCGCTCGATCGCGCCGCCGGGATCCTCGGCGGCGGGCTCGCCGGGCGTACCGCGGTCGTCCTCGGCGCCGGTGCGATGGGTGGTCTGTCGGTTGCGCATCTGACCCGCGCCGGGATCGGGCGGATCCTCGTGGTCAACCGCACCCGGGAGCGGGCTGAGCATCTTGCGGCCACTGCCGTCGGTAACGGCATCGATGCCGTCGCAATGGGATTCGACGACGTGTCGGACGCGATGGCGCAGGCCGACGTGCTCGTCACCTGTACCGGTGCGGTCGGCTCCGTCGTCACCCTCGCTGACACCCACCGCGCGCTGGCCCAGAAGGGTCGCGAGTCGGGCCGCCCGCTCGTGATCTGCGACCTGGGTCTGCCCCGCGACGTCGAACCCGCTGTCGCCGGCCTGCCCGAGGTGGTCGTGCTCGACATGGAAGCCCTGCAACGCGATCCGGCCGCCGGCGCTGCCGCGTCCGACGCGGATGCCGCGCGCGAGATCGTCGCCGCCGAGCTCGCCCAGTACCTTGCTGCCCAGCGGCTCGCCGAGATCACTCCCACCGTAACGGCGCTGCGCCAGCGCGCTGCCGAGGTGGTCGAGGCGGAACTGCTGCGGCTCGACTCGCGACTGCCCGGTCTGGACGATCCGCAGCGCGACGAGGTGGCCCGCACGGTCCGCCGCGTGGTCGACAAACTTCTGCACGCCCCGACGGTGCGGGTCAAGCAACTCGCGTCCACACCGGGCGGCGACACCTACGCCGAGGCGCTGCGCGAGCTGTTCGAGCTGCGGCCCGGATCGGCCGAGGCCGTCGCGGCGCCGATCGATCTCGGTGATGTCGTCACCGGACACGCTGTTTCACGAAAGGATGCGCAGGCATGA
- a CDS encoding redox-sensing transcriptional repressor Rex: MTEQHQAQGPVAHDVTGADSTTAAAPTAPALQHRDIPQATVTRLATYLRVLGLLADEGTIIVSSEELATASGVGSAKLRKDLSFLGPNGVRGVGYDVTRLRARIESALGLDRGHRVVLVGVGNLGRALAGYGGFDRRGFSMVGLFDNDAALVGSRVGGLDVRNVTELEDACRELEATIGVISTPDDAAQAVCDLLVRAGLRCILSFSPLALEIPDHVEMRRVDLAMEMQVLSFNMARNEEQFPQQVAAASAAAGATTRNGPVIRP; encoded by the coding sequence GTGACCGAACAGCACCAGGCGCAAGGGCCCGTGGCCCACGACGTCACCGGGGCTGATTCGACCACCGCTGCCGCGCCCACCGCGCCAGCCCTGCAGCACCGGGATATCCCTCAGGCTACGGTGACCCGTCTGGCCACCTATCTGCGGGTCCTCGGATTGCTCGCTGACGAGGGCACGATCATCGTCTCCAGTGAGGAGCTCGCGACCGCGTCGGGCGTCGGTTCCGCGAAGCTCCGCAAGGACCTTTCCTTCCTCGGGCCCAACGGTGTTCGCGGTGTCGGCTACGACGTCACCCGGCTGCGCGCCCGCATCGAGTCCGCGCTCGGTCTCGATCGTGGACATCGGGTCGTGCTCGTCGGTGTCGGCAATCTCGGCCGCGCGCTCGCCGGCTACGGAGGGTTCGATCGCCGCGGGTTCTCCATGGTGGGCCTGTTCGACAACGATGCGGCACTGGTCGGTTCCCGGGTCGGTGGGCTGGACGTGCGGAACGTGACCGAACTCGAGGACGCCTGCCGCGAACTCGAGGCCACGATCGGCGTCATCTCGACCCCGGACGACGCCGCGCAGGCCGTGTGCGACCTCCTGGTGCGCGCCGGACTGCGGTGCATCCTGAGCTTCTCGCCACTCGCCCTCGAGATTCCCGACCACGTAGAGATGCGTCGAGTCGACCTCGCGATGGAGATGCAGGTGCTTTCCTTCAACATGGCGCGTAACGAGGAACAGTTTCCCCAGCAGGTTGCCGCTGCGTCCGCGGCGGCCGGTGCCACGACCAGAAATGGACCGGTGATCAGACCGTGA
- a CDS encoding glutaredoxin family protein, whose protein sequence is MDQPRNRITLLTRAGCGACVPARELLEAICVEFELELTCTDVDEAAATDPDLRAEYGDRLPVVLLDGREHSYWEVDEERLRADLAVS, encoded by the coding sequence ATGGATCAGCCGCGAAACCGGATCACCCTTCTCACGCGCGCCGGTTGCGGCGCGTGCGTCCCCGCGCGGGAACTGCTCGAGGCGATCTGCGTCGAGTTCGAACTCGAACTGACCTGCACCGACGTCGACGAGGCCGCGGCCACCGACCCCGATCTGCGGGCCGAGTATGGGGACCGGCTGCCCGTCGTCCTCCTGGACGGACGCGAGCACAGCTACTGGGAGGTCGACGAGGAACGACTGCGCGCGGACCTCGCCGTGAGCTGA
- a CDS encoding HAD-IB family hydrolase, translated as MPGRSLPNGAGFGVGLSGILRPGRRRIRNLLGPSEAELRANLAGEASADAALALQEAAALEAAALEGEEPETAEPPAEPAVPSDLTAAAFFDVDNTMVQGASIIHFARGLAARKYLRTSDLVDFAWKQIKFRVTGKENSDDVAEGREKALSFVAGRSTAELARLGEEIYDEVIADKIWDGTRALAQMHLDAGQQVWLVTATPVELAQVIAKRLGLSGALGTVAESKDGVFTGRLVGDILHGLGKAHAVRTLAVREGLNLKRCTAYSDSYNDVPMLSLVGTAVAVNPDADLRELAKTRGWEVRDFRTGRKAAQIGVPTALLLGAVGGAVGAILSRRRERVPTEAPQRRQPMKTLRRCASRR; from the coding sequence GTGCCTGGGCGATCACTGCCGAACGGCGCTGGATTCGGTGTGGGGCTGTCCGGGATTCTGCGCCCGGGTCGGCGCCGGATCCGGAATCTGCTGGGCCCGAGCGAAGCCGAGCTGCGCGCGAACCTCGCCGGCGAGGCGAGCGCCGACGCCGCGCTCGCTCTTCAGGAGGCTGCCGCGCTCGAAGCCGCCGCGCTCGAGGGTGAGGAACCCGAGACTGCCGAGCCGCCCGCCGAACCCGCGGTGCCGAGTGATCTGACCGCAGCTGCCTTCTTCGACGTCGACAACACGATGGTGCAGGGCGCGTCGATCATTCACTTCGCCCGCGGACTCGCCGCTCGCAAGTACCTCAGGACTTCCGACCTGGTCGACTTCGCATGGAAACAGATCAAGTTCCGGGTCACCGGCAAGGAGAACAGCGACGATGTCGCCGAGGGCCGAGAGAAGGCGCTCTCGTTCGTAGCCGGACGCTCCACCGCCGAACTCGCCCGACTCGGCGAGGAGATCTACGACGAAGTGATCGCCGACAAGATCTGGGACGGCACCCGCGCGCTGGCGCAGATGCATCTCGATGCCGGCCAGCAGGTGTGGCTCGTGACCGCGACACCGGTAGAGCTGGCCCAGGTCATCGCGAAGCGCCTCGGGCTCAGCGGGGCGCTGGGCACCGTCGCCGAAAGCAAGGACGGCGTCTTCACCGGCCGTCTCGTCGGCGATATCCTGCACGGCCTCGGCAAAGCCCACGCCGTACGGACGCTCGCGGTCCGTGAGGGGCTCAATCTCAAACGCTGCACCGCATACTCCGACAGCTACAACGACGTCCCGATGCTGTCGCTGGTCGGCACCGCGGTGGCCGTCAACCCGGATGCCGACCTTCGCGAGCTCGCGAAGACCCGCGGCTGGGAGGTACGCGACTTCCGCACCGGACGTAAGGCCGCACAGATCGGCGTGCCGACGGCGCTGCTGCTCGGAGCCGTCGGCGGAGCGGTGGGGGCAATCCTCAGCCGTCGCCGCGAGCGGGTCCCGACCGAGGCGCCGCAGCGGCGTCAGCCCATGAAGACGTTGCGCCGCTGCGCCAGCAGGCGGTAG